In a genomic window of Thermosynechococcus sp. CL-1:
- a CDS encoding fumarylacetoacetate hydrolase family protein codes for MVERFVRVQTTGGQIHYGTLQLNREVMIWDAAPWLHGQPTNQVLSPDSYQLLAPCSPSKIVAVGRNYVKHAAEMGDSVPPEPLIFLKPPTTVQAPGCPIWYPPQVKRVDYEGELAVVIGRRTRACPENEALEHIWGYTIANDVTARDLQQREQQWTRAKGFDTFCPLGPWIVREVPSDARLQTFINEAAQPVQSATIDQMVFSPAKLVSFISYVMTLLPGDVVLTGTPAGIGALQVGDRVRVEIEGIGSLLSVVTTPETPWTPPLGRVY; via the coding sequence ATGGTGGAACGGTTTGTGCGGGTACAGACCACGGGGGGACAGATTCATTACGGCACACTGCAACTCAACCGCGAAGTGATGATTTGGGATGCGGCACCGTGGCTCCATGGCCAACCCACGAACCAAGTCCTCAGTCCCGATAGCTATCAACTGCTGGCTCCCTGCTCCCCCTCAAAAATTGTTGCTGTCGGACGCAACTATGTGAAGCACGCTGCCGAAATGGGCGATAGTGTGCCCCCTGAGCCATTGATTTTTCTAAAGCCGCCGACAACGGTTCAAGCCCCCGGCTGTCCCATTTGGTATCCGCCCCAAGTAAAGCGGGTGGACTATGAGGGGGAATTGGCGGTGGTCATTGGTCGTCGTACCCGTGCCTGCCCTGAAAATGAAGCTCTTGAGCATATTTGGGGTTACACGATCGCCAACGATGTCACGGCTCGGGATCTGCAGCAGCGGGAGCAACAATGGACACGGGCTAAGGGGTTTGACACCTTTTGCCCCCTAGGGCCTTGGATTGTGCGAGAGGTTCCTAGCGATGCGCGGTTGCAAACCTTTATTAATGAGGCCGCGCAACCCGTCCAATCAGCAACGATTGATCAAATGGTTTTCTCACCCGCCAAGTTGGTGAGTTTCATTAGCTATGTGATGACACTGCTGCCGGGGGATGTGGTATTGACGGGGACACCCGCAGGAATTGGTGCATTACAGGTGGGCGATCGCGTGCGCGTCGAAATTGAAGGCATTGGCAGCCTCCTGTCGGTAGTCACAACACCGGAGACCCCTTGGACACCCCCCTTAGGTCGCGTCTATTAG
- the rpsF gene encoding 30S ribosomal protein S6, with protein sequence MITRNYETLYIIRPDVGEEQLEQTISQFRTFLEEQGATKLKVQNRGKRRFAYPIKKLREGYYILMTYTAAGTAIAPLERAMRLNENILRFMTIVLEEEADTEDAEDENPVLARA encoded by the coding sequence ATGATTACACGGAACTACGAAACGCTCTATATTATTCGTCCTGATGTGGGCGAAGAACAACTGGAACAAACCATTAGCCAATTTCGCACTTTTTTAGAAGAACAGGGTGCGACAAAGCTTAAGGTGCAAAATCGCGGTAAGCGTCGGTTTGCCTACCCGATCAAGAAACTGCGGGAGGGCTACTACATTCTGATGACCTATACCGCTGCTGGGACGGCGATCGCCCCCCTAGAACGCGCCATGCGCCTCAATGAAAACATCCTCCGCTTCATGACGATTGTCCTTGAAGAAGAGGCCGACACCGAAGACGCCGAAGACGAAAATCCTGTTCTTGCCCGTGCTTAG
- a CDS encoding ABC transporter substrate-binding protein — translation MAPSPGSWKCDGVPKNGKSYPNASGPHPPYENFGPDCNICGLPREAMNPASGNGGAGAGKSKLPLVAAALGVVLLLAGGIGFLGYRIFIANRNGTTPLPIGGTTSGNHLVSKTTARNTAYISQGERILISEPNPQRAALKQEAALAFDQGDWAQAIAKYQELVTLDPNDPEARIYLNNARARQAGNPMTMATVVPIGTSPDTAKEILRGVAQYQERFNASGPSRALEVAIVNENSPNGVTSLAEDLINSSIQGVLGHGTDANSRAALQVYEQAGIAALSPLTTNVTPQGNGTVQVQTLSLNEKGQQLLNTYLDNAANTLAQAAAKKVPNAKVAVLYNSDSPYSDELKTKLVAALPRFGAQVVQQMDVAASGFNANTAMTTAQQAGANVVILAMSRARVNDAVALAIANQTQTTPVQLFGSDQLYSPDLLIKGDSAINGMILAVPWSTNPSDPFAQQAAQAWRGQISWRTTTAYDATQALAQAMAKGGDRASTQQLLRQGVQIQGQTASGTFDRVPLVQAAPGPNGPKGSNYQFNPLGSI, via the coding sequence ATGGCACCATCTCCCGGTTCTTGGAAGTGCGATGGCGTACCTAAAAACGGTAAATCCTACCCCAATGCCAGTGGTCCCCACCCCCCCTATGAAAACTTTGGCCCCGACTGTAACATCTGTGGACTACCCCGTGAGGCCATGAATCCTGCCAGTGGTAATGGCGGTGCCGGGGCGGGAAAATCGAAACTACCGCTAGTTGCTGCTGCCCTTGGGGTGGTTCTATTACTCGCGGGTGGTATTGGTTTCCTTGGCTATCGAATCTTTATTGCTAACCGCAACGGCACTACGCCACTGCCGATAGGAGGGACAACCAGCGGCAACCACTTGGTGAGCAAAACCACTGCCCGCAACACAGCCTATATTAGCCAAGGGGAGCGCATCCTGATCAGTGAACCCAATCCGCAGCGAGCAGCCCTGAAGCAAGAAGCCGCCCTTGCCTTTGATCAGGGAGATTGGGCACAGGCGATCGCCAAGTATCAAGAACTCGTCACCCTCGATCCCAATGATCCAGAGGCGCGCATTTATCTTAACAATGCCCGTGCTCGCCAAGCCGGCAACCCGATGACGATGGCCACCGTTGTTCCCATTGGTACTAGCCCCGATACTGCCAAGGAAATTCTGCGGGGGGTCGCTCAGTACCAAGAGCGCTTTAATGCCAGTGGCCCCAGTCGTGCCCTTGAAGTCGCCATTGTCAATGAAAACAGCCCCAATGGTGTGACCAGTTTGGCCGAAGATTTGATCAACAGTTCAATCCAAGGGGTACTGGGTCATGGCACCGACGCCAATAGTCGTGCCGCTCTACAGGTTTATGAGCAAGCAGGGATTGCTGCCCTTTCTCCCCTGACCACGAATGTCACCCCCCAAGGCAACGGCACAGTACAGGTACAGACGCTATCTCTGAATGAAAAGGGGCAACAACTCCTCAATACCTACCTTGACAATGCCGCCAATACCCTCGCCCAAGCCGCTGCGAAAAAAGTCCCTAATGCCAAAGTGGCTGTTCTCTACAACAGCGATAGTCCCTACAGTGATGAACTGAAAACTAAGTTAGTCGCTGCTCTGCCTCGGTTTGGTGCTCAAGTGGTGCAACAGATGGATGTGGCCGCCTCCGGCTTTAATGCCAATACAGCAATGACCACAGCACAGCAAGCGGGAGCCAATGTGGTCATTTTGGCCATGAGTCGCGCCCGGGTGAATGATGCCGTTGCCCTTGCTATTGCCAATCAAACCCAAACTACCCCCGTGCAGTTGTTTGGTAGTGATCAACTCTACAGCCCTGATTTACTGATCAAGGGGGATAGCGCCATCAATGGCATGATTCTAGCAGTGCCTTGGAGTACTAACCCCAGTGATCCCTTTGCGCAGCAGGCAGCCCAAGCGTGGCGGGGGCAAATTAGTTGGCGCACCACAACCGCCTACGATGCTACGCAGGCGCTGGCTCAAGCCATGGCCAAAGGGGGCGATCGCGCCAGCACCCAACAACTGCTCCGCCAAGGGGTACAAATTCAGGGGCAAACCGCCAGTGGTACCTTTGATCGAGTTCCTCTGGTGCAAGCAGCACCGGGACCCAATGGCCCTAAAGGCTCCAACTACCAGTTCAACCCCCTCGGTAGCATCTAA
- a CDS encoding S-methyl-5'-thioadenosine phosphorylase: MTAKIGIIGGSGLYKMEALTDVEEVRLTTPFGDPSDAFICGKIAGVPVVFLARHGRDHHLLPTEIPFRANIYGFKSLGVEYLLSASAVGSLQEQVKPLDMVVPDQFIDRTRNRISTFFGDGIVAHIGFADPVCPALAGVLADAIADLNLPDVTLHRQGTYVCMEGPAFSTLAESNLYRSWGGTVIGMTNLPEAKLAREAEIAYATLALVTDYDCWHPEHDSVTVEMIIGNLQRNVKNAQAIICETVKRLHANPPASKAHRALKNAILTPLDKVPAATKEKLHLLLAKYL, encoded by the coding sequence ATGACTGCAAAAATTGGCATTATTGGCGGTAGTGGTCTCTACAAGATGGAGGCTCTCACCGATGTCGAAGAGGTACGTCTGACTACGCCCTTTGGTGATCCTTCCGATGCCTTTATTTGCGGCAAGATTGCTGGGGTTCCAGTCGTCTTTTTGGCACGCCATGGCCGCGATCACCATCTACTGCCGACGGAGATTCCCTTTCGTGCCAACATCTATGGCTTCAAATCCCTTGGGGTCGAGTACCTGCTTTCTGCGTCTGCGGTGGGTTCCCTACAGGAACAGGTGAAACCCCTTGATATGGTGGTGCCCGATCAGTTTATTGACCGTACCCGCAACCGCATTTCCACATTCTTTGGGGATGGCATTGTGGCGCACATTGGCTTTGCCGATCCGGTGTGTCCTGCTCTTGCTGGTGTTCTCGCGGATGCGATCGCTGATCTCAACCTGCCCGATGTCACCCTCCACCGCCAAGGTACCTATGTGTGTATGGAAGGCCCTGCTTTCTCAACGCTGGCAGAGTCCAACCTGTACCGCTCGTGGGGCGGCACCGTAATTGGCATGACGAATCTACCGGAGGCCAAACTGGCTCGTGAAGCGGAGATTGCCTATGCAACGCTGGCGCTCGTTACCGATTACGACTGCTGGCACCCCGAGCATGACTCAGTCACAGTGGAGATGATTATTGGCAACTTGCAGCGCAATGTCAAAAATGCCCAAGCGATTATCTGTGAAACCGTCAAACGCCTCCATGCCAATCCACCAGCCTCTAAAGCCCACCGTGCCTTAAAGAATGCCATTCTCACTCCCCTTGACAAGGTACCCGCAGCCACCAAGGAGAAACTGCATCTGCTCTTGGCTAAGTATCTCTAG